In Helicobacter bilis, a genomic segment contains:
- a CDS encoding vacuolating cytotoxin domain-containing protein, with amino-acid sequence MRVKAYILSGILLSVSHCVYAGDIQGDIYNLNSKNDSSSDTFYSNNMGTTYTGLAWGRDFTQSYENGTLIIGNTSKSPTSNGHWFGRGGDVGFINATFNAKEVYITGTLGSGNAARTGGGANLTFNASNNLTLDGANISVNRAGTQNSTTALNGKEIDIKNSQFNIENINGGGINIGNEKTENLTIDNTNISMSGGQINITAKNSKLNFGSVNITNGTLDLIKANYTELTTHSLNITNSSFRSKELNMSGDIVNGRFTPTQDLAHGAGFRQSLGNGGQDFSSDSVTIDDGSSTLNATNATIKELNFKGPSTIFGSTQKKLTATISGKLNITTLTNPYQPLGKGFAAELEVKQASEVNIENIHHQNYTGGSWIHVNVDNKLVVGNIQFATDGIAGSQGHVELKSSNGDVIVKNAAGCGNACTGGLGIRPLNFLKIDGKNFYGGNIEAIGLPTAGSNSTLDLTGVSGTKFIDTFSIRTGTLQAKDFHVNNFIVYKSNSYSVVDQNIGKSFINYLSMEIGTSDFADGADIRFNGGGEILNFNFIDARPTSFVRMGEIKHVNVNEMKIKEAEVNIKNGIFNTIVSQKGQTAITNGASKITANALNVNELLHLKDSSKHSGVMRIELNANGENIDQKFDKYLNVSVDSKDLKNMSGSEIAELIKKAEANGSNGNTTDYKNASGTYITTSDGKHYLVLPDIMTNENITNSTGQVANGGNILIEQTELTKGALNNYGKILIDDGFVDGNKPTLYLTGNLNNYNTIDMGANGHIEVTGNFNNKGKILFSIQANPNDSNNEIKNASMNIKGKATLDISPGSTGALQADIADSKTLASISSQLNNKGDKGVEYKLITAESISYTYTQGDYTTTFEKDKDKTTISTTHKDGNSGCKNNNCQTGSNGNTKQETDFTTNGKDNPWDMDKAQTDSNGNVVENGIGSTDNEGNLIQKPSQQDKQEECKKDGYCGFGNDKNATEADRGYDYAQQKMKNSFSLTYKGGSIDGKYIDIEKVVTDKEIGFKINKVDINNFIEGNTEKPLCNAESSTFDCALYMEAGGNNSWINAIKKESANSYEILKNLFYDDKSSLVFLINLDQTLAASRNLDYFLEVGRTLDTAIDHVSNLENKASTLHTLTLSMESAKLNRLARVASIHGSASSYIAMQNYQKNLEAALREAEKLKLASLDSNTNTRIAAINNIVSGNTNSNAVYRSSVATLASSSNPKGATDIQTDIGHGVQNNTQYAMQNTQNANNGVTDIQSDITTDNNSNEVWFDTLADLIMRFNNREEYPNHAWVNMLGNLNFSKTGTAQLYGFNAGYDYFVDKLQTAFGAYGGYGYGTFNGNNNGFTSNNSNNVFAGIYTRTFIENHEIDVTLNTAFSFTNERQGSQIPNFDLLNLFGDGYAYTLSNVELNATYGYAFLMKKGYIVKPFAGLSYYVLGSTNFKRDDNTKPIFAMNTDDNIRQTISVNIGIDGRKYFANQSYIFIVAQLKQDAIILQNNVDSSGTTTTSIGNIGDSVNNFNMRYKAQGYKSYVFLTGGGEYSFGRWYLNGSLSLQSSVFDKNFGLGFNIGGRVVF; translated from the coding sequence ATGAGAGTGAAAGCATATATATTAAGTGGGATTTTGCTTAGCGTGAGTCATTGTGTATATGCTGGGGATATTCAAGGCGATATTTATAATCTAAATAGCAAAAATGATAGCTCAAGCGATACATTTTATAGTAACAATATGGGGACAACATACACTGGTTTGGCATGGGGTAGAGATTTTACACAAAGTTATGAAAATGGTACATTAATCATTGGCAACACTTCAAAAAGTCCAACAAGTAACGGACATTGGTTTGGTCGTGGCGGTGATGTAGGGTTTATTAATGCTACTTTCAACGCAAAAGAAGTCTATATTACAGGTACATTAGGTTCTGGTAATGCAGCAAGGACAGGTGGCGGGGCAAATCTTACTTTTAATGCAAGCAATAATCTCACATTAGATGGGGCAAATATCAGTGTAAATCGTGCAGGCACACAAAATTCAACTACTGCTTTAAATGGCAAAGAAATCGATATAAAAAATTCACAATTCAATATAGAAAATATCAATGGCGGTGGCATTAATATCGGCAATGAAAAAACAGAGAATCTAACTATAGATAATACAAATATAAGTATGAGTGGTGGACAGATAAATATCACCGCAAAAAACTCAAAGCTAAACTTTGGGTCGGTCAATATCACAAATGGCACACTTGATTTAATAAAAGCAAATTATACAGAACTTACAACACACTCACTTAATATCACAAACTCTAGCTTTCGCTCAAAAGAACTTAATATGTCAGGTGATATTGTAAATGGTAGATTCACACCAACACAAGATCTAGCACATGGGGCAGGTTTTCGCCAAAGTCTAGGAAATGGAGGGCAAGATTTTAGTTCAGATTCTGTAACAATAGATGATGGCAGTAGCACCTTAAATGCGACTAATGCGACGATCAAAGAGTTAAATTTCAAAGGTCCATCAACAATCTTTGGTTCAACACAAAAAAAGCTTACTGCTACTATTAGCGGTAAGTTAAACATTACAACACTCACAAATCCTTACCAACCGCTTGGCAAAGGTTTTGCCGCTGAACTAGAAGTAAAACAGGCTAGTGAAGTCAATATAGAAAACATACACCACCAAAACTATACTGGCGGTAGCTGGATACATGTCAATGTGGATAATAAACTTGTTGTAGGAAATATTCAGTTTGCAACAGATGGTATAGCTGGGAGTCAAGGGCATGTCGAGCTTAAATCTAGTAACGGCGATGTAATAGTAAAAAATGCAGCTGGTTGTGGCAATGCCTGCACAGGTGGTTTAGGTATCCGTCCGCTAAACTTTCTTAAGATAGATGGTAAAAACTTCTATGGTGGCAACATAGAAGCTATAGGTTTGCCAACAGCTGGAAGCAATTCTACGCTTGATTTAACAGGGGTTAGCGGCACAAAATTTATCGATACTTTCTCTATACGCACAGGCACGCTACAAGCAAAAGATTTTCATGTGAATAATTTTATTGTCTATAAAAGTAACTCTTACTCTGTAGTAGATCAAAATATCGGTAAAAGTTTCATCAACTATCTATCAATGGAGATAGGCACAAGCGACTTTGCAGATGGAGCAGATATTAGATTCAATGGTGGCGGTGAGATTCTAAACTTTAACTTCATCGATGCGAGACCGACTTCATTTGTGCGTATGGGTGAGATTAAGCATGTCAATGTTAATGAAATGAAAATCAAAGAAGCTGAAGTTAATATTAAAAATGGAATCTTTAATACAATAGTTTCACAAAAAGGGCAAACTGCTATCACAAACGGCGCTTCAAAAATCACGGCTAACGCCCTAAATGTCAATGAGCTTTTACACTTAAAAGACTCGAGCAAACATAGTGGTGTTATGAGAATTGAGCTAAATGCTAATGGCGAAAACATAGACCAAAAGTTTGACAAATACCTAAATGTAAGCGTAGATTCTAAAGATTTAAAAAATATGAGTGGAAGTGAGATAGCCGAACTCATTAAAAAAGCTGAAGCAAATGGAAGTAATGGCAATACAACAGATTACAAAAACGCAAGTGGCACATATATCACAACAAGTGATGGCAAACATTATCTAGTCTTACCAGATATTATGACAAATGAAAATATTACAAATAGCACAGGACAAGTTGCAAATGGTGGTAATATCTTAATAGAGCAAACCGAACTCACAAAAGGTGCATTAAATAACTATGGAAAGATTCTCATAGATGATGGCTTTGTAGATGGAAATAAACCGACACTCTATCTCACAGGTAATCTCAATAACTACAATACAATAGATATGGGAGCAAATGGACATATAGAAGTAACAGGAAACTTTAATAACAAAGGTAAAATCCTTTTTAGCATTCAAGCAAATCCAAATGATTCTAATAATGAAATAAAAAATGCAAGTATGAATATCAAAGGCAAAGCAACACTTGATATATCACCCGGAAGCACAGGGGCATTACAAGCAGATATAGCAGATTCTAAGACTTTAGCAAGTATAAGCAGTCAGCTTAATAACAAAGGCGACAAAGGTGTAGAATACAAATTAATCACAGCAGAATCCATAAGCTACACCTACACACAAGGGGATTATACGACTACTTTTGAAAAAGACAAAGATAAAACAACCATAAGCACAACACATAAAGACGGCAACAGCGGTTGCAAGAACAATAACTGCCAAACAGGAAGCAATGGCAATACAAAACAAGAAACCGACTTCACAACAAATGGCAAAGATAATCCATGGGATATGGATAAAGCCCAAACAGATTCTAATGGCAATGTAGTAGAAAATGGCATAGGCTCTACTGATAATGAAGGCAATCTCATACAAAAGCCAAGCCAGCAAGATAAACAAGAAGAATGCAAGAAAGATGGTTATTGCGGCTTTGGTAATGATAAGAATGCTACTGAAGCAGACAGAGGCTATGACTACGCACAGCAAAAGATGAAAAATAGCTTTTCACTCACTTATAAAGGTGGTAGCATAGATGGTAAATATATCGATATAGAAAAAGTGGTAACAGATAAAGAGATAGGCTTTAAAATCAATAAAGTAGATATTAATAACTTTATAGAAGGCAATACAGAAAAGCCTTTATGTAATGCAGAATCTAGCACATTTGATTGTGCCTTGTATATGGAAGCAGGTGGGAATAACTCATGGATAAATGCTATTAAAAAAGAGAGTGCAAATAGCTATGAGATTCTAAAAAATCTATTCTATGATGATAAATCTTCACTTGTGTTTTTAATAAACCTAGACCAAACTCTAGCTGCTTCAAGAAATCTAGATTATTTCCTAGAAGTAGGAAGGACTCTAGATACAGCAATAGATCATGTCTCAAACCTAGAGAATAAAGCATCAACACTTCATACACTTACACTATCAATGGAGAGTGCAAAGCTAAATCGTCTAGCAAGAGTAGCTAGCATTCATGGGAGTGCTAGTAGCTATATTGCTATGCAGAACTATCAAAAGAATTTAGAAGCAGCGTTGAGGGAAGCAGAGAAACTAAAACTAGCAAGTCTAGATTCTAATACAAACACAAGAATAGCAGCTATTAATAATATAGTAAGTGGTAATACAAATAGTAATGCAGTTTATAGAAGCAGTGTAGCTACTCTAGCAAGTAGCTCAAATCCTAAAGGGGCAACAGATATACAAACGGACATAGGGCATGGGGTGCAAAATAATACACAATATGCTATGCAAAACACACAAAATGCAAACAATGGAGTAACAGATATACAAAGTGATATAACAACTGATAACAATTCAAATGAAGTATGGTTTGATACCTTAGCAGATTTAATCATGAGATTTAATAATAGAGAAGAATATCCAAATCATGCTTGGGTTAATATGCTAGGGAATCTTAACTTCTCAAAAACAGGGACAGCCCAACTTTATGGCTTTAATGCAGGATATGATTATTTTGTAGATAAACTCCAAACTGCATTTGGTGCGTATGGTGGTTATGGCTATGGCACATTTAATGGAAATAATAATGGCTTTACTTCAAATAACTCAAATAATGTGTTTGCTGGAATCTATACAAGGACTTTCATTGAAAACCATGAGATAGATGTAACGCTTAATACTGCCTTTAGCTTTACAAACGAGAGACAAGGATCACAAATTCCTAACTTTGATTTACTTAATCTCTTTGGTGATGGATATGCTTATACTCTTTCTAATGTAGAGTTAAATGCAACTTATGGTTATGCCTTTTTAATGAAAAAGGGCTATATAGTAAAACCTTTTGCAGGATTATCGTATTATGTATTAGGCTCAACTAATTTTAAAAGAGATGATAATACGAAACCTATATTTGCTATGAATACAGATGATAATATAAGACAAACTATAAGTGTAAATATAGGCATAGATGGTCGTAAATACTTTGCAAATCAAAGCTATATCTTTATAGTCGCACAATTAAAACAAGATGCAATCATTTTACAAAATAATGTAGATTCTAGTGGGACTACAACTACAAGTATAGGCAATATAGGTGATTCTGTAAATAACTTTAATATGAGATATAAAGCTCAAGGCTATAAGTCTTATGTATTCCTTACAGGTGGTGGAGAATATAGCTTTGGTAGATGGTATTTAAATGGAAGTTTGAGCTTACAAAGCAGTGTATTTGATAAAAACTTTGGCTTAGGATTTAATATTGGTGGTAGGGTTGTGTTTTAG